From Cervus elaphus chromosome 25, mCerEla1.1, whole genome shotgun sequence, one genomic window encodes:
- the BASP1 gene encoding brain acid soluble protein 1, giving the protein MGGKLSKKKKGYNVNDEKAKDKDKKAEGAGTEEEGTPKENETQAAAETPEVKEGKEEKPEKDAQDANKPEDKEGEKDAEAAKEDAPKAEPEPTEGAEGKPEPPKDAEQEPAAASGPSAGGDAPKASEAEAAEPAAPTKDDKSKEGGDPTKTEAPAAPAAQETKSDGAPASDSKPSSTEAAPSSKETPAATEAPSSTPKAQAPAAPADEVKPAETPAANSDQTVAVKE; this is encoded by the coding sequence ATGGGAGGCAAACTGAGCAAGAAGAAGAAGGGATACAATGTGAATGATGAGAAGGCCAAGGACAAAGACAAGAAGGCCGAGGGAGCCGGCACAGAAGAGGAGGGAACCCCGAAGGAGAATGAGACCCAGGCGGCTGCCGAGACCCCAGAGGTGAAGGAAGGCAAAGAGGAGAAGCCAGAGAAGGATGCCCAGGACGCCAACAAGCCCGAAGACAAGGAAGGCGAGAAAGACGCAGAGGCGGCCAAGGAAGACGCCCCGAAGGCAGAGCCTGAGCCGACGGAGGGGGCTGAGGGCAAGCCAGAGCCCCCCAAAGATGCTGAGCAGGAGCCGGCTGCCGCCTCAGGCCCCTCCGCGGGCGGCGACGCCCCCAAAGCTTCGGAAGCCGAGGCGGCGGAGCCCGCGGCCCCCACCAAGGATGACAAGAGCAAGGAGGGAGGGGACCCCACAAAGACTGAGGCTCCCGCCGCTCCTGCCGCACAGGAGACGAAAAGTGACGGGGCCCCAGCTTCAGACTCAAAACCCAGCAGCACTGAGGCTGCCCCATCCTCCAAGGAGACGCCGGCAGCCACGGAAGCGCCGAGTTCCACGCCCAAGGCTCAGGCCCCCGCAGCCCCCGCAGACGAGGTCAAACCTGCCGAGACCCCGGCAGCTAATTCCGATCAAACCGTAGCAGTGAAAGAGTAA